A genomic region of Homalodisca vitripennis isolate AUS2020 chromosome 5, UT_GWSS_2.1, whole genome shotgun sequence contains the following coding sequences:
- the LOC124363460 gene encoding vegetative cell wall protein gp1-like: MVYHPLLSWKQREKLPNLVLFFSVLNFVVVNLSKARSPLRPARPSLSPPTVTGPAQPSLSPPSTTDSAQPSLSPPTVTGPGRPSICPPSTTGPAQPSLPPPNATGSIQHSLARFIRPRSAIEATVPMPRAPSQPEPDS; this comes from the exons ATGGTCTACCATCCACTTCTCTCGTGGAAGCAACGAGAGAAGTTGCCTAACCTG GTATTATTCTTTTCTGTGTTGAACTTTGTAGTCGTCAACCTGTCTAAAGCACGGAGTCCACTCCGACCGGCCCGGCCTAGCCTTTCTCCGCCAACTGTGACCGGCCCGGCCCAGCCTAGCCTTTCTCCGCCCTCTACGACCGACTCGGCCCAGCCCAGCCTTTCTCCGCCAACTGTGACCGGCCCGGGCCGGCCTAGCATTTGTCCTCCCTCTACGACCGGCCCCGCTCAGCCCAGCCTTCCTCCACCCAATGCAACCGGCTCGATCCAGCATAGCTTGGCCCGGTTTATCCGGCCTCGGTCGGCTATTGAGGCGACTGTGCCGATGCCGCGTGCGCCGAGTCAGCCCGAGCCGGACAGCTGA